A segment of the Sanyastnella coralliicola genome:
TACCCAGACATGTCTTTGATAGGTGTAAGACATGGTTTCTCCAGCATAAGGAGAGTTGAAGGGTGATTTCTTGATGATTTTTGCTCCAGCAATGATCGATTGCGAAGTAAATTCTTCCAACCATGTCCAGCAACGATATATTTTTCCTTGATGTTCGAAATGCCATAGTTCCATTTCGCTGAAACTATCGAACTGCAACCACATTGGTACAGGTCCTCCACCGTGTGCTGAGGGAATTATGTTTTCACTCGACTCCCACTTTCCCGAAGTACGATTAAATGCCCAGCCTGTTGTATTTAGTGAACTTTTCTTCAGTGGTTTGATCACGTCAGCATTCGTTCTTGATTGCGCTGGAATAGAGCTCCAAGACAAAATGAACGCTAATACGCAAGTGTATTTCAAATAGCTCATGTGTACTAAGTTAACTAGATTTCACTGAAGGAATACGAAACCCGAAATAAAGGAAATAGTTCCGTTAAATGGCTAACTGGGCTGCTCCGCAATGAGCTTGTTTTTTCAGTCCCGTCTCGGCTATCTCTCTTTTCATCCCTACCTTTAGTACTTTGTAGGACTTTTGAATTTGAAACTACATACTGCCTTTTCTTTTCGTTTTTGTGTTGTTCTACTTGCTTTCGCTCTTCCTTCGTTTGGATGGGCTCAGCTTGTTGACCCTAACGCAGAGATCTATGCTGGTACAGAAAATTGTCGCATCTACAGTGTGTTTCAAGATTATGAAGGGGTCATTTGGGCTGGTAGCGATTGTGGCCTTTACCGGGTTTCAGGAACAGTACTGACCAATGTTACTGACAGCTTGCCGATTCCGTCTCCTGAGGTGTTCTGCATTACCCAGACTGCGGATAGCGCCTTGTGGTTTGGAACGAACTACGGGATTGTTCGTCGTCAAGAGTCTTGGCAGGAATTCTCAGAGTCAGAAGCCAAGTTTGTTACCGATATTGTTCCTGCGACGGATTCAACCATTTTCGCGGCGACGTTTTATGCCGTTTTCGAAGGAAAGCCATCACAAGCATTTGTGCAGGTGGATGGTTTAAGCATGCTCCGAAAAAATGGTGAGTTTGAGTTGTGTGATGATCAAAGTGTCTGGTATCGAGGACTTGGTCGATTCACCAATATTTCTACCTCAGATTACTCTTCATGGAATACAGATCTGGAGTTCGATGAGAAGGAACGCATGGAAACTACCTATTTCGAAGGAAATGCGTATTTCTTTAGAGAGAACAGTATCTATAAACTCGGTCGAAAAGTCTCGAAAATAGCGGAAGCATCAGCTCCAATTCATTCTTTATTCGGCGCTGATTATCTCTACGCTTATGTTGAAGGGGAAGGGATCTGTAAAATGATCGATGGGAGATTTGAACTTGTCCATGAATGTGTCCGGTTGAATGGTTTTGTTGTAGATAATGAAGGAGGTGTCTGGCCAAGTGAAGGCACCAAAGGTCTTCAGCGCATTCACTCTCAGAGCTTAGGCTTGAGACAAGTAGAAGCGCTCAATGTTGAAGGAGCGAGTATGTACAAGGATGGCCATGATTGGTACTTCCTTTATGACGGCTCTTTGAGTGGTAGCGAAGAGGAAATCGTATCTAATTCTTGGTTGACGGATCCAGTAAATAATATCGTACTCAAAGGAGATAACGAATGGTGGTTCGGAGGAAGAACCATTGGTTTATTCAAAGACAATGAATTCTACACGCTCGCTGCGGGAGTGGGTTCGGTGAAAGGACTTCATATAGACAACGGTCATTTAATGGTCGCTTCATCTCATGGTCTTTTCGTGTTCGACGTTGAGACGATTATTGACTATCTGATTCATCAGCCAGAAGATGATCTCGCCCAGATTGAATGGTGTGAGCAATTCAGATGGACCCGAACACGCGGGTTTGATTTACAAGCATTGAGTGATGGCAGGATTTGTTTCAGTAGTCAAGCAGGAATTATGTTGTGTGACTCCCTGTCTTGTGATACTATTATTCCTTATTCGGAGATTGGTTTTACCTCTTCCATGACTCAAATCAACGACTCCTTATTCTGTGGAATTCACGGCCGCAACTCTCTTTCGGTATTCAACTTAAGACAAGAACGACAAACCTATCACTTTCCAGGAATTCAGCTCCGAACTATTACAGTGGAAGATGATGCGCTGTACATATCAAGCACTGAGGGAGTATTCGTCGGAAAGTCACCTTCTCAGGTTAGTTCGTCCATAGATTTCCAGTTGTGGGAGGGGTTGAAAGATGTTTATGACGTGTTGAAGGTGGATGACCAGTTTCTCTTCAAAAGTGCTGATTATCTCTACAGCCTAGAGTCTGCTTCCTTGAGATCGGAAGGTAGGAAGGAGATCCACCACAACATTCAATTACTGAATGCTTCTGTGAACGATGGTATTCTTGGGAAAAGAATAAAATTTGGACAAGGTATTCCGGTTCAATTTGTGCTTGAGGCAGACCGACGTGAGCAATCCTTCGGAGCCTATTTCGAATACAGATTTGATGATGAGGATGGCGATTGGCAAGTAGCGCAAAACAATACACTTTCTTTTGAAAAGTTGGAATCCGGGAACTACACCTTAGAGACAAGAGCGGTATACCCGTTTGCAAATAGTATCTCAGCACCAGCGACAACCAAGTTCACTGTTACTGGTCCTTGGTGGCGAACTCCTTGGTGGTTCATTGTCATTTTGCTTGTATCGTTCACGGTGGCCCTAGCTGTCATTCGCGTTGGGAATAACAGGAAACGACGAGAATTAGAAACCACGAACCGCCTGATTTCCATGCATAATATGGCGCTGCGAAGTCAGCTTAATTCACATTTCATTTTCAATGCGATGAACAGCCTTCAGGCAAGTATCGTGGGTTCTTCTAAGGATAAGTCGCTTTCCTTGGTTCAACTGTTAGCACGTCATCTTCGTCGCGTATTTTATATCAGTGCAAAGGATGCGATTAAATTGATGGATGAAGTGGAGCTACTAGACGATTATCTTCAAATTGAACAGGCTCGTTTCGGAAAACGTTTGAACTACTCAATACATGCCATTCCAGATGGTTTGCACAACGTCGAGGTTCCTCCAATGTTCATTCAGCCGATTGTCGAGAATTGCGTAAAGCATGGTTTGCCGACACGTTCTGAAGGCTTCAAGATTTCCATCATGGTGCTTCGAAGCAATGATAACTTGAAGGTGATTGTTTCAGATAATGGGCTAGGCTGTGATCCTTCGGCATTTATGACCGCCGATATGCGACAATCAGGAATTCAGAATGTTAGAGATCGACTGGCTGGAATCAAGAAAGGGAAAGGCTATTTGAAGCATGTTTTTGTGAATGGTGATAAAGGACCGTTCAGAACAGAAATTATTTTGGAGGGGGTATTAACATGAAAGCGATTCGTTGCGCCATAGTAGAAGATGAGGTTCCGAACAGAGATATCTTGACGCACTTGTTGAATGAAAGTTCTGTTGAAGTAGAGATTGTTGGGAGTTGGGAAACATTGAATCAAGCGAACGGCCCTTTACAAGCTGCCGAACCCGATCTCATTTTTATGGATATCCGAATGCCCGGGACTCTTGGTATTCGCGCCAAAGAAGTAATGCCCGATCTCAAGGCTCCCATTGTCTTTACCACTGCTTTTGAGGAATATGCCGTAGAAGCATTTACTGTTGGAGCATTAGATTATCTACTGAAGCCTTTAGGGCAAAAAGAGGTAGACCGATCATTGGAGCGTTACTTATTGAGGTATCGAAAGGAGAGACCTCAAAAGGAAAGTAATTCATTCGTAGTGTCGACGACAGAAACGGTCGATGTATATGATCGCGAAGATATCCTGGCCTTTGAGGCAGATGGGAATTACACCATTCTGCACCTCAAGGATGGCTCAACATCCATGATTTCTAAGAATCTCGGCTCCATCATGAAGAGCCTTGATGGAGGGTATATTCGAATCCATGCTAAGTATGCGGTACGTAAGGCAGAAGTGGTTCAGGTAACCAGAGAAAAACCATACGTAGTGGTGCTTTCAAACGGTGTAGAGTACCCAACTTCTGTACGTAAGCGTGCTTTGGTGATCAAGGCTCTGAAGGGGTGATTAAGTGGGGCTGTTTCGTTTCTTACCCTACACTTATACATTCATAAACTACACCTGTACAAAATCTCTTTGAACGTATTCGTTGCTTTTGCAACTTGGTCTCACTGAAAAGCTAATTCATCTGAAATACATTCCACATTAGTACTCTTCCTTTGGGAGGGTAACTATGAAAATTCGGAGGGC
Coding sequences within it:
- a CDS encoding LytR/AlgR family response regulator transcription factor, with amino-acid sequence MKAIRCAIVEDEVPNRDILTHLLNESSVEVEIVGSWETLNQANGPLQAAEPDLIFMDIRMPGTLGIRAKEVMPDLKAPIVFTTAFEEYAVEAFTVGALDYLLKPLGQKEVDRSLERYLLRYRKERPQKESNSFVVSTTETVDVYDREDILAFEADGNYTILHLKDGSTSMISKNLGSIMKSLDGGYIRIHAKYAVRKAEVVQVTREKPYVVVLSNGVEYPTSVRKRALVIKALKG
- a CDS encoding histidine kinase, whose protein sequence is MNLKLHTAFSFRFCVVLLAFALPSFGWAQLVDPNAEIYAGTENCRIYSVFQDYEGVIWAGSDCGLYRVSGTVLTNVTDSLPIPSPEVFCITQTADSALWFGTNYGIVRRQESWQEFSESEAKFVTDIVPATDSTIFAATFYAVFEGKPSQAFVQVDGLSMLRKNGEFELCDDQSVWYRGLGRFTNISTSDYSSWNTDLEFDEKERMETTYFEGNAYFFRENSIYKLGRKVSKIAEASAPIHSLFGADYLYAYVEGEGICKMIDGRFELVHECVRLNGFVVDNEGGVWPSEGTKGLQRIHSQSLGLRQVEALNVEGASMYKDGHDWYFLYDGSLSGSEEEIVSNSWLTDPVNNIVLKGDNEWWFGGRTIGLFKDNEFYTLAAGVGSVKGLHIDNGHLMVASSHGLFVFDVETIIDYLIHQPEDDLAQIEWCEQFRWTRTRGFDLQALSDGRICFSSQAGIMLCDSLSCDTIIPYSEIGFTSSMTQINDSLFCGIHGRNSLSVFNLRQERQTYHFPGIQLRTITVEDDALYISSTEGVFVGKSPSQVSSSIDFQLWEGLKDVYDVLKVDDQFLFKSADYLYSLESASLRSEGRKEIHHNIQLLNASVNDGILGKRIKFGQGIPVQFVLEADRREQSFGAYFEYRFDDEDGDWQVAQNNTLSFEKLESGNYTLETRAVYPFANSISAPATTKFTVTGPWWRTPWWFIVILLVSFTVALAVIRVGNNRKRRELETTNRLISMHNMALRSQLNSHFIFNAMNSLQASIVGSSKDKSLSLVQLLARHLRRVFYISAKDAIKLMDEVELLDDYLQIEQARFGKRLNYSIHAIPDGLHNVEVPPMFIQPIVENCVKHGLPTRSEGFKISIMVLRSNDNLKVIVSDNGLGCDPSAFMTADMRQSGIQNVRDRLAGIKKGKGYLKHVFVNGDKGPFRTEIILEGVLT